A genomic window from Nicotiana sylvestris chromosome 11, ASM39365v2, whole genome shotgun sequence includes:
- the LOC138880952 gene encoding uncharacterized protein, giving the protein MIEKHKQWHGKLSFALLGYITTVRTSTGATPHMLVYGIEVVIPAEVEIPSLRIIQETELDDAEWVKSHYEQLALIDGKRMNGVWHGQLYQNRMSRAFNKRVKPRQFTPGQMVLKKIFLHQDEAKGKFFPNW; this is encoded by the coding sequence atgatagagaagcataaacagtggcatggGAAACTATCATTTGCCTTATTAGGGTACatcaccacagtccgcacatcaactggggcaaccccccacatgttggtatatggtatagAAGTTGTCATTCCTgccgaagtagaaatcccttccttaaggatcatacaggaaacagaactcgacgatgcagagtgggtgaagagtcattacgagcagctggctcttatagatggaaaaagaatgaacggaGTTTggcatggtcaactttatcagaacagaatgtccagagccttcaacaaaagagtcaagccgagacagttcacaccggggcagatggtgttaaagaaaattttcctgcatcaagatgaagccaaggggaagttctttCCCAATTGGTAG